CAGGAGGCAGCTCTAGAGGAAAAAATCCACTTTTTAGGGTATCCATTTTCAATATCGGAAACATTTCAACTTCGAAATACCAATATGGGCTTGGCGGCTTCTTATCAGCAGGTAAAAGAAATGAAAGCTTTGGCCGACTCGCAGCATAAATCTCTGGTTGTTTATATTAGCATGGCTTTTGGAAACCCATACAGTGACCCTTGGTCCCCGCTTTTGGTAGAAGAGTGGATTGGAAAATTATGCGATCTTGGCATTCGGGAATTTTCTTTGGCAGACACAACTTCAGAAGCCGATGCAAATCAGATCTCAGAATTATTTAGTTTTGTTAAAACTCGTTTTCCAACACTGGAAGTAGGCGCACATTTTCATGCAAGGCGAGAGGAGAGTCTTGCAAAGATTGAAGCAGCTTATCTGGCGGGTTGCCGTAAATTTGAAGGCGCATTGCTCGGTTATGGCGGTTGTCCATTTGCAAAAGATGATTTGGTCGGTAATATACCTTCAGAGCTGTTGTTGCATTATTTTGGACGAGGAACTGATGCTGAAATAATCGGATTGGAGCATAGCTTCAGACAAATGATTTTGTAGATGGAAAAACTGAATTTTATTAAAGTGCACGTTGAGGGGCATGTGTTCAACTTGACCTTAGCCCGTTCGGATAAAAGAAATGCTTTTAGTCCGACAATGGTGAGCGAAATAGCCTATGCATTGAATCTGGCGAATAGCAATCCTGATGTTCGTTTAGTACAAATAGAGGCTGAAGGTCCGGTGTTCTGTGCTGGTATGGATCTTAAAGCTTTTGAGGACCCTACATTAGATATTGGAAATTCGGCAATTCCCAAGGTTGAAAAGTCACTGGCAGAAATATTTGCCTGTTTAGATAAGCCTTCAATCTGTGTTGTTAGGG
The DNA window shown above is from Sphingobacterium thalpophilum and carries:
- a CDS encoding hydroxymethylglutaryl-CoA lyase; this encodes MRDQVVLVDCPRDAVQGLHNFIETDKKIKHINTLIESGLFDVIDFGSFVSPKAVPQLADTKAVLEGIRTNEKVKLLAIVANLRGAQEAALEEKIHFLGYPFSISETFQLRNTNMGLAASYQQVKEMKALADSQHKSLVVYISMAFGNPYSDPWSPLLVEEWIGKLCDLGIREFSLADTTSEADANQISELFSFVKTRFPTLEVGAHFHARREESLAKIEAAYLAGCRKFEGALLGYGGCPFAKDDLVGNIPSELLLHYFGRGTDAEIIGLEHSFRQMIL